The nucleotide sequence GGGGAACGGCTCGGCGGACGGGGCGACGGTCTCCCAGCCGCCCTCCTCGGCGGGCATGGTGCCGCGGCCCGAGAACGAGTACGTGGAGGCCTTCCGGCCGGCGTGCGCCAGCTGGATGGCGGCGACGGCGCCCATCTCGTGGATGAAGTCGACGATCGGCTTCCAGGCGTCGCGCTGCGCGTCGTCCCAGATGCCGGTGTCCTCCGGCGTGATGCGCGCCTCGGGGCTGACGCCGGTGGCCTCCGCCATCACGAGCCCGGCGCCCCCGCGGGCGAACGACCCGAGGTGCGCGAGGTGCCAGGCACCCGGCACGCCGTCGCGGGCGTCGATGCTGTACTGGCACATCGGCGCGACCCAGATGCGGTTGCGCGCGGTCACGCCGCGGACGGTGATGGGCTCGAAGAGCGGGGACGTGGTCATGGGGATCCTTCCAGGCGGGCGGCGGCGCGGATCCTCGGGGGAGGCGCGGCGCGCGGGGACGGGCGGAGGGCGACGGCGGCCTCATGGTCCCAAGGCCCGGCGCGGCCGCCGCATTCCCGCGCGCCTATCGTGAGGGCATGAGCGACGCGCACGACGACCACGCACCCGACGGCTGGATCCGGCAGGACGCCGAGCGCACGCGCCGGGCGATCCGCCTCCCGCGCGACGACGACGACAAGTACACGCGCGGCGTCCTCGGCATCCGCACGGGCTCGGACCGCTACCCGGGCGCCGCCGTCCTCGGCGTCGAGGCGGCCGCGCGCACCGGCGTCGGCATGATCCGCTACCTCGGGCCCGCGGGCGCGTCCGCCTCCGTGCTCGCCCGCCGCCCCGAGGTCGTCACGGCTGACGGGCGCGTGCAGGCGTGGCTCGTCGGATCCGGCATCGACCAGGCCCACCGCGACGAGGCGGCGACCGACGCCATCGCCGCCGCGCTCGGGCAGGGCCTGCCGGCGGTCGTGGACGCGGGCGCGCTCGACCTCGTCGGGCGCGCGACGGGACCCGTGGTCGTCACGCCGCACTTCCGCGAGCTGTCGCGGCTGCTCGACGGCGCGGGCATCGAGGCGTCCGCGGAGGACATCGCGGCCGACGCCGCGGGGTGGGCCGAGCGCGCGGCGCGGGAGCTCGGCGTCTGCGTGCTGCTCAAGGGCGCGACCACGTTCGTCGTCGGCGGGTCCGCGCGCATCGCGATCCGCGCGGGGACGCCGTGGCTCGCGACGGCGGGCTCGGGGGACGTGCTCGGCGGGGTGCTCGGCGCCCTCACGGCGGGCGCGTCCGCTCGGATCGCCGACGCGGCGGATCCCCTCGCGGAGCTCGCCGCCGTCGCCGCGGCCGCCGCGTGGCTGCACGGGCGTGCGGGCGACCTCGCATCCGGCGGTGGACCGATCACGGCCCTCGACGTCGCCGAGGCGATGCCGAGGGCCGTGCGGGAGACGCTGGCGGGATCCGGCGGCTAGGCCTTCGCCACGTCGAGCGAGAACTCGACCGACCCGTGGTCCTCGACGGTCACGAAGCCGAGGCTCGGTGCCTGGACGCCGAAGTCCTGGAACGTGATCGGGATGGAGCCCACGATCTGCCCGCCGTCGGACGTGAAGCTCGCCTGCATCTGCGCGGTCACGCTCTTGGTCACGCCGTGCAGCGTGAGGTCGCCCGTCACGTCGTACGTCGCGGGGACGCCCGCCTCGACGCCGTCGGCCGCGATCGGCTGCGTCAGGGTGAAGGTCGCGGTCGGGAAGTCGCCCGTCTTCATCGCCTCGTTCTGGAAGTACGCGTCGCGCGGGGGCTGGTCGGTGTGGATCTGCGTCACGTCGACCGTCATGGTGCCCTTCGTGACCTGGGATCCGGCGACCGTGATGTCGCCCGTGACGGCGTCCGTCCGGCCGTTGACCGTGACGGGCGTGCCGTTCAGCACCTCGTCGACGCGGTAGCCCGCGTAGGAGGACCCGCCCGCCTTCCAGTCGCCGGAGAGGTCGCCGACCGCGCCGCCCGGCGCGGGCGTCGACGCGAGGGTGGGGGCGGCGTCCGGCGTGCCCGCCAGCTGCTTGTAGATGGGGCCGCCGAAGGCCGCGAATGCCCCGACGAGGACGACCACGCCGCCCGCCACCCCGATGATGATCTTGGTCTTCCTGTCCATGGCGCTGCTCCTCCGTGCGATGCGGGCGGGCGCTGCGTCCCACCCTTTGTGTGAACTTTCAAGTACCCGGGGAGTCTCGCGGGGCGGGCGAGCCCGCGTCGGCCGTCGTCCACAGGTCGCGTCGCCGTCGGTAGCCTGGTGCGCACAGCCGGACGCCGGCCGGGTGACCGCCCGGAGCACCGCCGCCGTCGAACCCCGGGGGTCCCCATGCTCGTCGCCTTCTCCGTCGCACCCAGCGGGGGCGACGCGCCCGACGCCTCCGTGCACGACGCCGTGGCCGCCGCGGTGGCCGTCGTCCGCGCGTCTGGACTGCCGAACCGCACCGACTCCATGTTCACCACCGTCGAGGGCGACTGGGACGAGGTCTTCGACGTCGTGCGCCGCGCCACCGAGGCCGTCGCGCCCTTCGGGACGCGCGTGTCGCTCGTGCTGAAGGCGGACATCCGCCCCGGCTACCAGGGCGAGCTGACGGGCAAGCTCGAGCGCCTCGAGCAGGCCATCGACGCGCGCGGCGCCGACGCCTGACGCGGGGCCCCGCGCCGAGGACGAGGCCGGGACCGGATCCCGACCGCCGGTAGGCTCGTCGGGTGAATCCCCCCTCCTCCGGGCGGGCGACCCTGTCGCCGGCCCGCGTCCGCGTCGCCCTGCTCGCCCTCGCGATGGGCGGGTTCGCAATCGGCACCACCGAGTTCGTCGCCATGGGGCTCCTGCCGCAGCTCGCCGCCGACCTGCTGCCCGAGGTGGCCGCGCGCTCGACGGAGGCCGCGAACGCGCAGGCCGGCACGCTCATCAGCGCCTACGCCCTCGGCGTGGTGGTGGGTGCCCCGACCATCGCGGCCGCATCGGCCCGGGCGCCCCGGCGGAAGCTGCTGCTCTGGCTGCTGCTGGCCTTCACGCTCGGCACGGTCCTCAGCGCGATCCTGCCGAGCTTCGGTCTCGTGGTCGTCGCCCGCTTCGTCGCGGGCCTGCCGCACGGCGCCTACTTCGGCATCGCGTCGCTGGTCGCCGCGCAGCTGATGGGGGAGGGCAAGCGCGCCAGGGGCGTCGCCTTCGTGCTCGCGGGCCTCACCATCGCCAACGTCATCGGCGTGCCCATCGTCACGTGGATCGGGCAGAACGCGGGCTGGCGCGTCGCCTACCTCGTCGTCGCCGCGATCTTCGCCGCCACCTTCGTCGCCGTGTTCCTCGCCGTGCCCGCGCAGGCCGGCAACCCCGAGGCGACGCTCCGGCGCGAGCTCCGCGCGTTCACCCGGCTGCAGGTCTGGCTCGCGCTCCTCATCGGCGCGATCGGATTCGGCGGCTTCTTCGCCGTCTACACGTTCGTGTCGCCCATGGTGACGGAGGTGACCGGGCTGCCCGAGTGGTCGGTGCCGCTGGCGCTCGTGGTGGTGGGCCTCGGCATGACGGCCGGCAACCTCGCGGGCGGCTGGTGGGCGGATCGCGACGTGAAGGCCGCGCTCCTCTGCCTCTTCGGGCTGCTCATCGTCTCGCTCGTGGGGCTGGTGCTCACGGCGTCGAACCCGGTGGGGCTGTTCGGGTTCCTGTTCCTCATCGGCGGGTCGGCGGCGGCGCTGTCGCCCGGGATCCAGATCCGGCTGATGGACGTGGCGCACGACTCGCAGTCCATCGCGGCGGCGCTCAACCACTCGGCGCTGAACACGGGCAACGCGGTCGGCGCGGCGCTCGGCGGCGTGACCGTCGCGGCGGGGCTCGGCTACACGTCGCCCGCGATCGTGGGTGTCGGCCTCAGCGTGGCGGGCCTCCTCATCGTGCTCGCGAGCTTCGGGCTCGACCGGCGCCGTCGCGGATCCCGCCGGCCGGCGGACGGCCAGCGGCCCACGACCCAGCCGATCGGGATCGGCGGCTGAGCCGGGCGCTCGGCCGGCACGGGCCGGAGCGCCGCCGGGCTACTCGCCCTGGAGCAGGATCCCGTCCTGGATCGCGCGCTTCCGCAGCGCCACCTTGGTGCCGACGTCGAAGCCCGCGACGCGGTACTTCTCGCGGATCCGCTTGAGGTACGACTTCGCGGTCTCCTCGGAGATGCCGAGGCTGTAGGCGACCGACTTCACGGGCTCGCCGCCGCCGTAGAGCGCCATGACCCGGCGCTCCTGCGCGCTGAGCTTGGGCACGCCGCCGACGTCGGTGCTGTTGATGGCGAGGTCCAGCTCGGCGGAGATGTACGACTGGCCGTCGGCAGCGAGGCGGATGGCGTCGACGATCATGCTCGCGTCCTCGCTCTTCACGAGGTAGCCGAGGGCGCCGGAGGCCAGGGCCTCGCGCACGACGTTGGGCTCCGAGTACGTGCTCATCAGCACGGTCTTCACGCCCGTGGTCTTGAGCGTGGCGATCTTCAGCGAGATCGGCAGGTTGTCCTTGAGGTCGAGGTCGAGGAGGACGACGTCGACGGGGAACCGCGGATGCGTCAGCAGGTCGGGCCAGGTGGACACGGCTGCGACCATCTCGATGTCGGACGCGGCGTTGCGGATCCACTCGGTCAGGGCCCCGAGCAGCATCCTGTGGTCGTCCACGATGGCGAGGGTGATCGGTCGGTTCTCAGCTGACACGTGCTCTCCGGTCCTAGTGCGGGGCCCTCACCGGTCGGCGGGGTTGTCCACTACGCAGTCGATGGTGATGAGGAGGCTCGACCCGCGGGTGCTCTCGGTGTGCGTGCCGACCTTGTCGATAGCATCCCACGTCGAGGGATCCAGTCGGGTGCGGGGGAGCCCGGTCGTCGTCACGACGATGGGCACGACGGCCCGGCGCAGGGGCACGGGCTGCGCGCCGTGCGGCCGTCCGCGGAGCGGGCCGAGCGCGAGCTGCACCGACACCTCGGGCACGCCGTTGCGTCGTTCGGTCGAGGTGAGCAGGAGCCAGACCGCCGAGAGCAGGCCGTCGCGCTGGCGGCGGTCGAGGAGGCCGGCGAGGGCGCTCGGGTCGCTGAGGGTGACGTCCGGTCCGAGGAACTCCGACTCCGTGATGGCGTGGTGCAGCCAGGTCTCGCGCCGGCCCTCGATGAGGTGCAGCCGCAGCTCGGTCGCGAGCGACGCGGCCGTCGAGGCGGCCAGCGGCGACAGCGGCAGCGGCTCGCGCGCGTTCGCGACGTCGTCGAGGAGCTGCTCCGCCGCGAGGTCGAGGCGCGCCAGCTCCTCCGACGCCATCATGCCGACGGCGTAGCGCGGCGCGGAGACGGTGCTCTGCACGAGCACCCGGTCCAGCTCCATCTCGGTCAGGCGCCGGAACCCTCGGACGACAGCCACGCCGAACGCCGCGGGCACGACAGCCCGGGCGATGGCGGAGATCTCGGGCGCGAGGTCGGCGGGCCGCACGGGATCCGAGAACAGGAACACCGCGAGGAGCACCGCGCCGAGGGCGACGTCGACCGCCAGCACCTCGCGCGCCGGGCGGTAGGTGACCGTCGTGAGGAGCGCGGCGCCCGCGGCGATGCCCGCGGTGGCGTGCTGCATCACGTCGCCGAGGGGCCACACGGCCACCAGGTCCAGCGCGACGACGATGCCCAGGCCGCCGACGAAGACCGCCATGAGCGGTCCGGGCATCCGGTCGCGGAGGGCGCGGATGGCCACGACGACCGCGGCGATGAGG is from Clavibacter sp. A6099 and encodes:
- a CDS encoding MFS transporter, whose translation is MNPPSSGRATLSPARVRVALLALAMGGFAIGTTEFVAMGLLPQLAADLLPEVAARSTEAANAQAGTLISAYALGVVVGAPTIAAASARAPRRKLLLWLLLAFTLGTVLSAILPSFGLVVVARFVAGLPHGAYFGIASLVAAQLMGEGKRARGVAFVLAGLTIANVIGVPIVTWIGQNAGWRVAYLVVAAIFAATFVAVFLAVPAQAGNPEATLRRELRAFTRLQVWLALLIGAIGFGGFFAVYTFVSPMVTEVTGLPEWSVPLALVVVGLGMTAGNLAGGWWADRDVKAALLCLFGLLIVSLVGLVLTASNPVGLFGFLFLIGGSAAALSPGIQIRLMDVAHDSQSIAAALNHSALNTGNAVGAALGGVTVAAGLGYTSPAIVGVGLSVAGLLIVLASFGLDRRRRGSRRPADGQRPTTQPIGIGG
- a CDS encoding YceI family protein, producing MDRKTKIIIGVAGGVVVLVGAFAAFGGPIYKQLAGTPDAAPTLASTPAPGGAVGDLSGDWKAGGSSYAGYRVDEVLNGTPVTVNGRTDAVTGDITVAGSQVTKGTMTVDVTQIHTDQPPRDAYFQNEAMKTGDFPTATFTLTQPIAADGVEAGVPATYDVTGDLTLHGVTKSVTAQMQASFTSDGGQIVGSIPITFQDFGVQAPSLGFVTVEDHGSVEFSLDVAKA
- a CDS encoding thiamine-binding protein, which encodes MLVAFSVAPSGGDAPDASVHDAVAAAVAVVRASGLPNRTDSMFTTVEGDWDEVFDVVRRATEAVAPFGTRVSLVLKADIRPGYQGELTGKLERLEQAIDARGADA
- a CDS encoding ADP-dependent NAD(P)H-hydrate dehydratase, encoding MSDAHDDHAPDGWIRQDAERTRRAIRLPRDDDDKYTRGVLGIRTGSDRYPGAAVLGVEAAARTGVGMIRYLGPAGASASVLARRPEVVTADGRVQAWLVGSGIDQAHRDEAATDAIAAALGQGLPAVVDAGALDLVGRATGPVVVTPHFRELSRLLDGAGIEASAEDIAADAAGWAERAARELGVCVLLKGATTFVVGGSARIAIRAGTPWLATAGSGDVLGGVLGALTAGASARIADAADPLAELAAVAAAAAWLHGRAGDLASGGGPITALDVAEAMPRAVRETLAGSGG
- a CDS encoding response regulator transcription factor; translated protein: MSAENRPITLAIVDDHRMLLGALTEWIRNAASDIEMVAAVSTWPDLLTHPRFPVDVVLLDLDLKDNLPISLKIATLKTTGVKTVLMSTYSEPNVVREALASGALGYLVKSEDASMIVDAIRLAADGQSYISAELDLAINSTDVGGVPKLSAQERRVMALYGGGEPVKSVAYSLGISEETAKSYLKRIREKYRVAGFDVGTKVALRKRAIQDGILLQGE